From one Plantibacter flavus genomic stretch:
- a CDS encoding SIS domain-containing protein, with translation MSITTIVGSEATVREITQQPDVWLEASTGIAARREEIDAFLAPLLARPELRIVLTGAGTSAFIGEIAAPALTRTLRRRIDAVATTDIVSNPQESFAEDVPLLLVSFARSGNSPESVAATELADQSLAEVHHLVITCDETGELYRRHHDRASSLTVLMPRRSNDEGFAMTSSFSSMLLSVLLILGGADDAAVQALAAGATTILDHREVDIRALANEGCERVVYIGSGPLTGLARESALKLLELTAGRIVTYYDSALGFRHGPKAVVDDSTLVVVYLSSDPYTRRYDLDIVAELRQTLSPERVIAISSEPVADATVYDWVLPELAGLDDAQLAIGYVLVAQLLGLSYSLQLGATPDNPFPSGTVNRVVQGVRIHEFDGVDDARSVAARLQEQ, from the coding sequence GTGTCCATCACCACCATCGTCGGTTCGGAAGCCACCGTCCGCGAGATCACCCAGCAGCCCGACGTCTGGCTCGAGGCGTCGACGGGGATCGCCGCCCGACGCGAGGAGATCGACGCGTTCCTCGCACCGCTCCTCGCCCGACCCGAGCTGCGGATCGTCCTGACCGGTGCGGGGACCTCTGCCTTCATCGGCGAGATCGCGGCACCCGCCCTGACCCGGACGCTCCGTCGCCGGATCGACGCCGTCGCGACCACCGACATCGTCTCCAACCCGCAGGAGTCGTTCGCCGAGGACGTCCCGCTGCTCCTCGTGTCGTTCGCCCGCTCCGGCAACAGCCCCGAGAGCGTGGCCGCGACGGAACTCGCCGACCAGTCACTCGCCGAGGTGCACCACCTGGTGATCACGTGCGACGAGACCGGCGAGCTGTACCGACGCCACCACGACCGCGCCTCGTCGCTCACCGTCCTCATGCCCCGGCGCTCCAACGACGAGGGCTTCGCGATGACGTCGAGCTTCAGCTCGATGCTGCTCTCGGTGCTCCTCATCCTCGGCGGCGCGGACGACGCCGCGGTGCAGGCGCTCGCGGCCGGCGCGACGACGATCCTCGACCACCGCGAGGTGGACATCCGCGCGCTCGCCAACGAGGGCTGCGAACGCGTCGTCTACATCGGCAGCGGCCCGCTCACCGGTCTGGCCCGGGAGTCGGCGCTCAAGCTGCTCGAGCTGACCGCCGGACGGATCGTCACCTACTACGACTCGGCGCTCGGGTTCCGTCACGGACCGAAGGCGGTCGTCGACGACAGCACACTCGTCGTCGTCTACCTGTCGTCCGATCCGTACACGCGGCGCTACGACCTCGACATCGTCGCCGAACTGCGCCAGACGCTCTCGCCGGAGCGCGTGATCGCGATCTCCTCCGAGCCCGTCGCCGACGCGACGGTGTACGACTGGGTGCTGCCCGAGCTCGCCGGCCTCGACGACGCGCAGCTCGCGATCGGCTACGTGCTCGTCGCGCAGCTGCTCGGCCTGTCCTACTCGCTGCAGCTCGGTGCGACCCCGGACAACCCGTTCCCGAGCGGCACGGTGAACCGCGTCGTGCAAGGGGTCCGGATCCACGAGTTCGACGGCGTCGACGACGCTCGGAGTGTCGCCGCTCGGCTGCAGGAGCAGTAG
- a CDS encoding DUF2268 domain-containing protein, with translation MTITILDTATGMRSVLDAPEADQPARLRAMLEPVADMYRYFPGEVDLLAMHTMGSGFPIDRSRDRVVDALDRLVAADAWGRTSRALDAAVATQLAAVPTLVVPDITVLLVLGDPDDTYFMESIRGFIGNGSATGFISLILWPTEENLARLEAAAVHELNHNLRYAPGGVVWDPATVVVGEQVVSEGLADTFARQLHGPSGYTPIGVAHLDDDAVFDRVVEGLDVGGMQHFVSWVHGDEAALRYGGEPVGLPMGAGYAAGNRLVDAYLSATGTTAAEALHVPSATIIEVALRELG, from the coding sequence ATGACGATCACGATCCTCGACACCGCCACCGGCATGCGTTCCGTTCTCGACGCACCGGAAGCCGATCAACCCGCGCGACTCCGCGCCATGCTCGAGCCCGTCGCCGACATGTACCGGTACTTCCCGGGCGAGGTCGACCTGCTCGCCATGCACACGATGGGCTCGGGATTCCCGATCGATCGGAGCCGGGATCGGGTCGTCGACGCCCTCGACCGGCTCGTCGCGGCGGACGCCTGGGGACGGACCTCACGGGCGCTCGACGCGGCGGTCGCCACCCAGCTCGCGGCGGTGCCGACCCTCGTGGTCCCCGACATCACCGTCCTGCTCGTCCTCGGCGACCCGGACGACACCTACTTCATGGAGTCGATCCGCGGGTTCATCGGTAACGGCAGCGCGACCGGGTTCATCTCCCTCATCCTCTGGCCGACCGAAGAGAACCTCGCCCGCCTCGAGGCGGCCGCCGTCCACGAGCTCAACCACAACCTGCGGTACGCGCCGGGTGGGGTGGTGTGGGATCCGGCGACCGTCGTGGTCGGAGAGCAAGTGGTGTCGGAGGGGCTCGCGGACACGTTCGCCCGGCAGCTGCACGGGCCGTCCGGCTACACGCCGATCGGTGTCGCGCACCTCGACGACGACGCGGTGTTCGACCGGGTCGTCGAGGGTCTGGACGTCGGAGGGATGCAGCACTTCGTCTCGTGGGTGCACGGTGACGAAGCCGCGCTGCGATACGGGGGTGAGCCGGTCGGTCTACCGATGGGTGCCGGGTATGCAGCGGGCAACCGTCTCGTCGACGCCTACCTGTCGGCGACGGGGACGACCGCCGCGGAGGCGCTGCACGTTCCGAGCGCGACTATCATCGAGGTGGCACTCCGCGAGCTGGGCTGA
- a CDS encoding MerR family transcriptional regulator, whose translation MDEHGRAEGGVTVGRAAAEIGVSVRTLHHWDEIGVAQPSGRNRSGYRSYLPVDIARLRRVVLLRDLGVPLAPIPTLLSAPAAERRAELTRRRRELGDTINRLEAVARSVDRLLEADEVGVLVPEDERQAVFGDDWNPTMTETARARWGDSAQWAEYAERSATRTSDDWRALVGPMRDLVDELAEAKRAGVVAGSETANTLAERHRVALGEYFHCTPSMHVIIGRLALTEPGMADTYDRIETGLAAWLSRVIDANAHSHGVDPENAVWE comes from the coding sequence ATGGACGAGCACGGGAGGGCCGAGGGTGGTGTGACCGTCGGTCGGGCGGCGGCCGAGATCGGCGTCAGCGTGCGGACGCTGCACCACTGGGACGAGATCGGCGTCGCGCAGCCGTCCGGAAGGAACCGGAGCGGCTACCGCTCGTACCTGCCCGTCGACATCGCCCGCCTCCGACGCGTCGTGCTCCTCCGCGACCTCGGTGTCCCGCTCGCTCCCATCCCCACCCTCCTCAGCGCTCCGGCCGCCGAACGACGGGCGGAGCTCACACGGCGTCGGCGCGAACTCGGCGACACCATCAACCGACTCGAAGCCGTCGCCCGGTCCGTCGACCGCCTGCTCGAAGCCGACGAGGTCGGCGTGCTCGTCCCCGAGGATGAGCGCCAGGCGGTGTTCGGCGACGACTGGAACCCCACGATGACTGAGACCGCCCGCGCCCGCTGGGGCGACTCCGCACAGTGGGCCGAGTACGCCGAGCGGTCCGCGACCCGCACGTCGGACGACTGGCGCGCACTGGTCGGACCCATGCGCGACCTGGTCGACGAACTCGCCGAGGCCAAGCGCGCCGGTGTCGTCGCTGGGAGCGAGACGGCGAACACCCTCGCCGAACGGCATCGCGTCGCCCTCGGCGAGTACTTCCACTGCACGCCGTCCATGCACGTGATCATCGGTCGTCTCGCGCTCACCGAGCCTGGCATGGCCGACACCTACGACCGGATCGAGACCGGCCTCGCCGCGTGGCTCTCACGGGTCATCGATGCGAACGCACACAGCCACGGCGTGGACCCCGAGAACGCCGTCTGGGAGTGA